GGATGCCCGATGTGCAGGGCGGCGGCGGCGAACTGCAGAACCGCCGTGTGGTAGAGCGGCGAGCAGACCAGGTGCACGTTCCCGTCGGCCGGACGGATGCCGAAGATGCCGAGGAAGCCGCCGAGATGGGTCTCCTCCGGGAGCTTTCCGGGCAGGGGACGGCGGATGCCCCTGGGCCGTCCGGTGGTGCCGGAGGTGTAGTTCATGACCCAGCCGAGGGTGCGGTCGGCGGGCGGGCCCGCGTCCTGTCCCTCCAGCAGTTCGCCGTACGCGCGGAAGCCGGGGATCGCCCCGACGGCGTAGCGGTGGGTGGCGGGCAGTCCGGCTTCGTCGGCGGCGAGGGTCACGGCCTCGGCGAACCGTTCGTGGGCGACGAGGACCTTGGCGCCGGAGTCGGCGACGATCCAGGCGATCTCGGGGCCGACGAAGTGGTGGTTGACCGGAACGAGGTAGAACCCGGCCTGGCCGGCCGCGAGATGGGCGGTGAGGAACTCGGGCCCGTTGGGCAGGACGACGGCGAACGCGTCGCCGCACTGGAGCCCGGCCGCCCGCAGCCCGTGGACGAGCCGGTTGGCCTCGGCGTGCAGCCGGCCCGCGGTCCACTCCTCGCCGTCGGGTGCGATCAGGACCGTACGGCCGGGTTCGACGGTGGCCTGGGCCCAGAATCCGGTGGCTGCGGCTGACTGGCTCATGACTCGCTCCGTCCGGCGATGCGGTTGACGCGGTCGACGGCCTTCTCGAAGCCGCGGGTGAGCTCGTCCACGACCTGCTGGACGCTGCGCTCGGAGGTCATCCGGCCGACGATCTGCCCGACGGGGGTGCCGAGCAGCGGTTCGACCTCGTACCGCTGGATACGGGAGACGGCCTCGGCGACCAGGAGTCCCTGGAGCGGCATGGGGAGCGTGCCGGGGCCCGCCGGGTCGTCCCAGGCGTCGGTCCACTCGGTGCGCAGCTGACGGGCGGGCTTGCCGGTCAGGGCACGGGAGCGGACGGTGTCGCCGGAACCGGCGGCGAGGAGCTTGGCGGTGAGGGCGCGGGAGTGCAGGTCGGCCTCGGTGGTGGTGAGCCAGATCGAGCCGAGCCAGACGCCCTGGGCGCCGAGCGCGAGACCGGCGGCGATCTGCTCTCCGCTGCCGATGCCGCCGGCGGCGAGCACGGGCAGCGGGGACACCGCGTCGACGACTTCGGGGGTGAGCACCATGGAGGCGATCTCTCCGGTGTGGCCTCCGGCCTCGTAGCCCTGGGCGACGACGACGTCGATCCCGGCGTCGGCGTGGTGCCGGGCGTGCCGGGCGCTTCCGGCGAGGGCGGCGACGAGGACGCCGTGGTCGTGGGCGCGGGCGACGACGTCCGGCGGCGGGGAGCCGAGGGCGTTGGCGAGGAGTTTGATCGGGTAGTCGAAGGCCACGTCGAGCTGGTTGCGGGCGACCTGCTCCATCCAGCCGGTGATGCGCCAGCCGGAGGCCTCGCCCTCGGCGAGTTCGGGCACGCCGTGCTTGGCGAGCGTGGCGCGGACGAACGCCCGGTGCTCCTCCGGGATCATGGCCTCGACCTCGGCCTCGCTGACGCCTTCGACCTTCTTGGCGGGCATCACGACGTCGAGGCCGTAGGGCAGGCCGTCGGTGTGGTCCTGCATCCAGTCGAGGTCGCGGGCCAGCTCGTCGGGGGCGGTGTAGCGGACCGCGCCGAGGACGCCGAACCCGCCGGCTCTGGTCAGTGCGGCGGCCACCGCGGGGAAGGGCGTGAAGCCGAAGATGGCGTGCTCGATCCCCAGGGTGCGACTCAGCTCCGTCTTCATGGGCGGCAGGATGCCGCAGCGGCGCGACGGAGGGAAGAGGTTTTCTGATGCATCGTCAGATTCTTTGGAGCGTCGCACGCTTCCGCGACGAGCCTCGGCTCCGGTAAGAAAGTTTCAGTTTTCCCGGCGTGGCCGAAGTTTTCTTTCAAGGGGCTGTGGGAGAGGGTGGGCATGACGGAGGAGTCCATGAGGGACCGGGGCCCGAGCCGCCGGGCGTTCGGCGGCGGAGTCCTCGCCCTGGGAGGCGCGCTGATGATCGGTTCGATCCCGGGAGCCGCCGCGGCGCCGGAACCGGGTCCTGGGAGCCCGGGAGCGACGCGCGGCGGAGCCGCCCCCGCGCGCGGCACCACCTTGCGCCGCGGGTCCGCCGCGCGGGCGGGTCTTCTCCCGGAACACCTGGACCGGCTGGTCACGGACGCGGAGACCTTCCTCGGCCCCTCCCCCACGCACCCCTGGTACGCGGGCGCCGTCCTGCTCGCCGGGCGGGGCGGGACGGTGGCTCTGCACCGGCCGATCGGCATGGCCGTGCGATACGCCTCGTACGACGAGAAGACCGACACCGGGGTGGAACTGCCGCCGCACGAGCAGGTCCCCATGGCCGAGGACACCGTCTTCGACCTGGCGTCGGTCTCCAAGCTCTTCACCTCGATCCTCGCCGTGCAGCAGATCGAGCGCGGGGCACTGCGACTGGAGGCGAGGGTCACCGCGTACCTGCCGGAGTTCGGCGGCGGCGGGAAGCAGGACGTCACGGTCCGTCAGCTGCTCACCCACACCTCGGGGTTCCGGTCCTGGATCCCGCTGTACAAGGCACCGACGCGGGAGGGGAAGCTGCGGCTGATCTGGGACGAGGTCCCGGCGAACCCGCCGGGGTCGGCGTACCTCTACTCGGATCTGAATCTGATCACGCTCCAGCTGATCCTGGAGGAGATCACCGGTCTCGGTCTGGAGGTGCTGCTCCACGACGAGATCACCGCTCCGCTCGGGATGCACCGCACTCGTTTCAATCCACCGCTCTCCTGGCGGCCGGAGATCGCCGCCACCGAGGACGCCCGCCCGCCGTGGTCAGGTCTCGACCGGGGCATGGTCCGGGGCGAGGTCCACGACGAGAACGCCCACAGCCTGGGCGGGGTCGCGGGCCACGCGGGGATCTTCTCCCGTGCCCGGGACCTCGCGATCCTCGCCCGCACCCTGCTCAACGGCGGGTCGTACGGCAAGGCCCGCATCCTCTCCCCCGCCTCGGTGGAGCTGATGTTCACCGACTTCAACACCGCGTTCCCCGGCGACGAGCACGGACTCGGCTTCGAGCTCTACCAGCACTGGTACATGGGCGCGATGGCCACGCCCCGGACGGCCGGACACACCGGGTTCACCGGCACCAGTCTGGTCCTCGACCCGACCACCGACAGCTTCCTCGTCGTCCTCGGCAACTCCGTGCACCCGGTGCGCTCTTGGCGCTCGGGGTCGGCTCCCCGCGTCGCCGCGGCTGACCACCTGGCCCGCGCCGTCCCGGTCCGCCCCCACCGGGGCCGTACGTCCTGGTTCTCGGGCATGGCGAGCGCCACGACGGCCACCCTGACGCTGCCTCACGTGCCGCGGGCCGCACGGCTGGAGTGCGCCCTGTGGTGGGACACCGAGCCGGGCACCGACACCGTCGTCCTGGAGTCCTCGGCCGACGGCGGCACGACCTGGCGGCCGGTGTCCTTCACCACCGACGGACGCACGGAGCACCCGGCGGGCGCGGCGGGCGGCTGGTCCGGCCGCGCCTGGCACACCGTGTCCGCCCTCCTGTCCGCGACGGACACCCTCCTGCGCTGGCGCTGCACGACGGACCAGCGGTACGTGGGACGGGGCGTGTACGTGGACGGACTGCGGCTCCTCGACGCAGCGGGCCGCCCGGTGTTCGACGAGGCGAGGCCTGCGGACGGGGCTCGGATCGAGGCGAACGGCTGGAGCAGGTCGGCCGATTGAGCCCCTCCCCGGCGGGGGGCCGCTGCCTCCACCCCCTGCGGGGGGGGGGGAGGCGCCGCTCGCCCCCGGGGCCCGCCGGCACCCGGACGGTGTCCGGCGGAGATCGCTCCCGTCAGGCGCCGGTTTCCGAGGCCACGCCCAGTGCGGTCAGCACGGGGCTGATCAGCGGGTGGTCCTCCGCGCCCCGCCGGACGGCGGCGAAGACCCTGCGGGTCGGGGCGACACCCTCGATGGGACGGACCTCCACGCCCGTGAGGTCCATGCCGCGCAGGGCCGAACGCGGTACGAGTGCCACGCCGGCGGACGCGGCCGCGAGGGCGACGACGGCCCGGAAGTCGTCGGAAGAGTGCTCCGGGTTCAGCGTGAACCCGGCGTATTCGCAGGCCAGGACGGTGACGTCATGGCAGGGGTTGCCGGCGGACTGGCCGATCCAGGCGTCCTTCGCGAGGTCGCCGAGCGCCACCCGCTCACCGGCCGCCAGCGGGTGGCCGGGCGGCAGCACCGCGTCGAAGGGTTCCGCGTAGAGCGGGACCCGGGTGAGACGGGCGTCGTCCTCGCCCGGGGCGCCCCGGTACTCGACCGCGACGGCCACGTCGACCTGCCGGTCGAGGACCATCATCAGGCTCTCGTCGCCCTCGGCGTCCCGGACCCGCACCCGGATGCCGGGGGCGGAGTCGGCCAAGGCCGTGATGGCCGGGGCCACCACGAGTCCGATGCCGGTGGCGAAGGCGGCGACGGTCACCGTACCGGCCTCACCGGAGCCGTAGGCGGCGAGTTCCGACTCGGCGCGCTCCAGCTGGGCGAGGACGGCGTTGGCGTGGCTGAGCAGGATCTCGCCGGCCGGGGTGAGCCGGGCGCCGCGGGCGCTGCGGTCCACCAGCCGGTGGCCGGTCTCCTGTTCCAGCGCGGCGAGCTGCTGGGAGACGGCGGAGGGGGTGAGATAGAGCGCGGCGGCCGCCGCCGTGACCGTGCGGTGGTCGGCCACCGCACGGAGGATGTGCAACCGCCGCGCTTCGATCATGCCCCCAGTCTCGCAGGCCGCGGGGCCTGCGCCCGCCTCAGCCCCGCAGGGCCGCGCGGGCGTCGACGAAGGCGTCGACGGCGCGGTTCACGTCCTCCGTGGAGTGGGCGGCGGAGAGCTGGACGCGGATCCGGGCCTTGCCCTGCGGCACGACCGGGTACGAGAAGCCGATCACGTACACGCCGCGCTCCAGGAGCAGCTCCGCCATGCGGCCGGCCTCGGACGCGTCGCCGATCATGACGGGGGCGATGGCGTGGTCGCCGGGGAGGATGTCGAAGCCCTCCGCCGTCATCCGGGTCCGGAACAGCTCGGTGTTGGCGCGCAGCCGGTCGCGCAGGTCACCGGCGGACTCCAGCAGGTCGAGGACCTTGAGGGAGGCGGCGGCGATCACCGGGGCGAGGGTGTTCGAGAAGAGGTACGGACGGGAGCGCTGGCGCAGCAGGGCGACGATCTCGGCGCGGGCCGCGACGTAGCCGCCGGAGGCGCCGCCGAGGGCCTTGCCGAGGGTGCCGGTGATGATGTCGACGCGGTCCATCACGCCGTGCAGCTCGGGAGTGCCGCGGCCGCCGGCACCGACGAAGCCGACGGCGTGCGAGTCGTCGACCATGACCATGGCGTCGTAGCGCTCGGCCAGGTCGCAGATCTCGCCGAGCGGGGCGACGTAGCCGTCCATGGAGAAGACGCCGTCGGTGACGATGAGCTTGCGGCGGGCGCCGCCCTCCGTGGCCTCCTTGAGCTGCTGCTCCAGGTCGGCCATGTCGCGGTTGGCGTAGCGGAAGCGGCGTGCCTTGGAGAGGCGGATGCCGTCGATGATCGAGGCGTGGTTGAGGGCGTCGGAGATGACGGCGTCCTCGGCGCCGAGGATCGTCTCGAAGACACCGCCGTTGGCGTCGAAGCAGGAGGAGTAGAGGATCGTGTCCTCCTGGCCGAGGAAGGACGAGAGGCGCGCCTCCAGCTCCTTGTGCACCTCCTGCGTGCCGCAGATGAAGCGGACGGACGCCATGCCGTAGCCCCAGCGGTCGAGGGCCTCGTGGGCGGCGGCGACCACCTCGGGGTGGTCGGCGAGGCCCAGGTAGTTGTTGGCGCAGAAGTTGAGCACCTCGCCCGGGCGGCCGCCCGAGGTGACGGCGACGGTGGCCGACTGCGGGGTGCCGATGACGCGCTCGGGCTTGTGGAGTCCGGCCTTCTGGATCTCGTCGAGCGTGGTACGGATGTCGTCGCGTACGGAATCGAACATGGGTCAGGCTCCCGCAGTCCAGTCGAGGATGATCTTGCCGCTCTTGCCGGAGGCCGCGTCGTCGAAGGCGGCCTCGAAGTCGGTGAACGCGTAGCGTCCGGTGATGACGGGAGAGAGGTCGAGCCCGCCCTCCAGGAGCACCGACATCGCGTACCAGGTCTCGAACATCTCGCGGCCGTAGATGCCCTTGATCGTGATCATGGAGGTGACGATCTTCGCCCAGTCGACGGCGAAGTCCTCGCTCGGCAGGCCCAGCATGGCGATCTTGCCGCCGTGGGTCATGTTGGCGACCATGTCGCGCATCGCGTGCGGGTTGCCGGACATCTCCAGGCCGACGTCGAAGCCCTCCTTGAGCCCGAGGGCGCGCTGGCCGTCGGAGACGGTCTGCTCGGTGACGTCGAGGGCGAGCGTGACGCCCGTCTTGCGCGCCAGGGCGAGGCGCTCCTCGCTGACGTCGGTGATCATGACGCTGCGGGCGCCGGCATGCTTGGCCACGGCGGCGGCCATGATGCCGATCGGGCCCGCTCCGGTGACGAGGACGTCCTCTCCGACGAGCGGGAAGGAGAGCGCCGTGTGCACCGCGTTGCCGAACGGGTCGAAGATCGCGGCGATGTCGAGGTCGACGGGGACGCGGTGCACCCACACGTTCGAGGCGGGCAGCGCCACGAACTCGGCGAAGGCGCCGTCGCGGCCGACGCCGAGGCCGATGGTGGCGCGGCAGAGGTGGCGGCGGCCGGCCAGACAGTTGCGGCACTTGCCGCAGACGAGGTGGCCCTCGCCGCTGACCAGGTCGCCGACGGCGATGTCGGCGACGTCACGGCCGACGGAGACGACCTCGCCGACGAACTCGTGGCCGACGGTCAGCGGGGTCGCGATCGTCTTCTGCGCCCAGCCGTCCCACGAGCGGATGTGCAGGTCGGTGCCGCAGATACCGGTCCGCTTCACCTGGATGAGTACGTCGCCGGGACCGATCTCCGGCTCGGGCACGTCCGTGAGCCAGAGTCCCGGCTCCGCCTTCAGCTTGACCAACGCCTTCAATGCCACGGCTCCCGACGTGCGTGTCCTGTGATGTGCGGGTATGGGCGCGGCAAGGCGCCCAAGATCCCTGGAACAGAATCTTCCGTACGGAGCGCTCGCGGTCCATCGAGGATTTCTTAAGCGCGCTCGCAGATCAGCTTCACACCACAGGCGGGGACGGGGCGACGTCAACGCGTCCGAACGGAGAGGCCCCCTCGGGGACCCTCCGTCCGGGCCGCGTGAGGGCCGGCCGGTCAGTGGCCGAGGGCCGCCATCGCCGCGTTGTGGCCGGGGATGCCGCTCACGCCGCCGCCCCGGATCGCGCCCGCCCCGCACAGCAGCACATTGGCGTGGCGGGTCTCGACACCCCAGCGTCCCGTTCCGGCGGGCGCGCCCGCCTCCCCGTCCGCGTCCGTGCCCGCGTCCTCCACGGCGTACGGGAAGGACAGGTCGCGGTGGAAGATGTGGCCGCCGGGGAGGCGCAGCTCGCGTTCGAGGTCGAGCGGGGTCTTGGCCTCGACGCAGGGACGGCCGTCCCCGTCCAGGGCGAGGCAGTCGGCGATCGGCTCGTCGAGGTGGGCGTCGAGCTGGTCGAGGGTCGCCGCGAGGAGCGCCGCGCGGGTGCCGTCGTTGTCGGCGGCGAACAGTCGGGCGGGGGTGTGCAGCCCGAACAGGGTGAGGGTGTGGTGGCCCGTGGCGGCGAGCTCGGGGCCGAGGATCGTGGGGTCGGTCAGGGAGTGGCAGTAGATCTCGGAGGGCGGCGCGGAGGGCAGCCGGCCGGCGGCCGCCTCGGCGTGGGCGGTGGCGAGCCCGCCGTACCCCTCGGCGATGTGGAAGGTGCCGGCGAAGGCCTCGTGCGGGTCGACGGAGCGGTCGCGGAGCTTCGGCAGCCGGGTCAGCAGCATGTTGACCTTGAGCTGGGCGCCCTCGGGAGCGGGCGGGGGCGGGTCGCCCAGGAGGGTGGCGAGGTCGCGGGGCGAGGCGTTGACGAGGACCTGGCCGGCCTCGACGGTGCCCTCGCCGTCGGCGGTACGGAAGGTGATCGCGGCGCGCTTCCCGTCGGTCTCGATCCGGGTCGCCTCGTGCCCCGTACGGATGTCGGCCCCGGAGCTGCGGGCCGCCTCGGCGAGGGCGTCGGTGAGGGCTCCCATGCCGCCGACGGGTACGTCCCAGTCACCGGTGCCGCCGCCGATGACGTGGTAGAGGAAGCAGCGGTTCTGGAGGAGCGTCGGGTCGTGGGCCTCGGTGAAGGTGCCGATGAGGGCGTCGGTGAGGACGACGCCGCGGACGAGGTCGTCGGCGAACTCCCGCTCGACGGTCACGCCGAGCGGCTCCTCGAAGAGCATCCGCCAGGTGTCGGCGTCGTCCACGCGCGCGCGGAGGGCCGCCCGGGTGGGCAGGGGCTCGGTGAGGGTGGGGAAGATCCGGCGGGCGGCCCGGCCGGTGCGCTCGTAGAAGGCCTGCCAGGCCTCGTACTCGCGGTCGGATCCGGTGAGCGCGGCGAACGAGGCGCGGGTGCGGTCGGCGCCGCCGCCGACGAGCAGCCCGCCGTCGCCCTTCGGGGTGTACGAGGAGATGGACCGTTTCCGTACGGCGAACCGCAGCCCCAGATCGCGCACGATCTTCTCCGGGAGGAGCGAGACGAGGTACGAGTACCGGGAGAGGCGCGCGTCGACCCCGGCGAACGGCCGGGTGGACACGGCCGCCCCGCCGGTGGAGCCGAGCCGCTCCAGGACGAGCACGGAGCGCCCGGCACGGGCGAGGTAGGCGGCGGCGACGAGGCCGTTGTGTCCTCCGCCGACGACCACGGTGTCGTACGAGCGGGAGACGGGCCGGGCGCCCGGGAGCAGGTCAGGGGCAGTCATGGCTCATGCTCACACGGGGGCGACGGCCGGGGAAGAGGACAGCGCGGCGGGCCGTCGACCGCCGGGTCCGCCCGGGCCTCGCCCGGGGTGGCGCCCGGGAACGCGCCCGGGGTGGCCCCCGAGGCCCCGCCCGAGGTCGCTCCCGACGCGGGCGGGCGCCTCCCGGGGACGGCCGGACCGTCGCCGGCGGCACGGGGTCGTGGGAAGCCGCGCGGCCCGGTCGGCTCAGGCCTGCGGCGGTGCGGTGGCGGCTCTCAGATGGAGGGCGGCTGCCTCGGCGTGGCGGCCCAGCCGTTCCAGGCAGTGCGCCTCGTCGTCCAGGGCCGCGAGGGTGTCGGGGTGGGCCGGGCCGAGGAGCCGGGTGCGGGCGGCGGCGACCGCGCCGTGCGCGGCGAGCGCCTCCTCCCAGCGGCCGAGGCGGCCGAGCGCGACGGCGGTCTCCCGGCGGCTCAGCAGGGTGTCCGGGTGGTCCGGGCCGAGGACGCGCTCGCGGTCCGTGTGGACGCTCTCGGACGCGGCGAGCGCCTCGGGCCAGCGGCCGAGGCGGCCGAGGTTGACGGCCAGGGCGTGGCGGGCACGGAGGGTCTCGGGCCCGTCGGCGCCCTGTGCGCGGGTGCGCGCGGCCACGAGGTCACGGCAGACGCCCAGCGCGTCCGCGGCCTGGCCGAGCCGGCCGAGGAGGACACCGGTCTCGTAGCGGGCGGTGAGGGTGTCGGGGTGGTCGGGCCCGAGGGCGGCGGCGCGTGCGTCGGCGACCGCGCGGTACTGGGCGAGGGCTTCGTCGCCCCGCCCCAACCGCCCCAGTGTGTAGGCCACTTCGCGGCGGGTCACGAGCGTGTCGGGATGGTCCTCGCCGAGGAGTCGGGCCCGTGCCTCGGCGACCTCGTGCGCCGTGCGGTACGACTCCTCGAAGCGGCCCAGGCGGCCGAGGGTGAAGGCGAGGTTGTGGCGGCAGCGCAGGGTGTCCGGGTGGTCGGGGCCCACGGTGCGCTCGCGTGCGGCGAGCACGGTGACGTACACCTCGTACGCCTCGGGGTGCCGGCCCAGGCGGCCGAGCGCGTACGCCCGCTCCTGCCGGGCCGCGAGGGTGTCGGGGTGGTCCTCGCCGAGGACGCGGGCGCGGGCGGCGGCGACCGCGCCGAAGACGCGCAGGGCGTCGGCGGGGCGGTCGAGCCGGGCGAGGGCGAAGCCGACCTCGTAGTGGCTGGCCAGGGTGTCCGGGTGGTCCTCGCCGAGGGCCGTCGCACGGTGCTCGGCGACGGACCGGTGCACGGACTCGGACTCGTCCCAGCGGCCGAGGCGGCCGAGGCCCATGCCCGCCCGGTACCGGCCGGCGAGCACCGCGATCAGCTCCGCGGAGGCGGCGGTGCGCACCGGCGGGGGCTCGTGCCACGCGGGCGCGCCGCCGGTCGCTGAGGCGGCGGTCGTCCACTCCGTTGTGAGGACGGCCGCGGCGGGGTCGTGGGCGACCGGGCGCGGTACGCCGTTCGCGTCGGCGGGCCGGTGCCCGCCGGTGAGGGTCCGGACCCACGCGGGCATGGGGGCGGTCGCCCCGGGG
This sequence is a window from Streptomyces sp. NBC_00691. Protein-coding genes within it:
- a CDS encoding NAD(P)H-dependent flavin oxidoreductase; amino-acid sequence: MKTELSRTLGIEHAIFGFTPFPAVAAALTRAGGFGVLGAVRYTAPDELARDLDWMQDHTDGLPYGLDVVMPAKKVEGVSEAEVEAMIPEEHRAFVRATLAKHGVPELAEGEASGWRITGWMEQVARNQLDVAFDYPIKLLANALGSPPPDVVARAHDHGVLVAALAGSARHARHHADAGIDVVVAQGYEAGGHTGEIASMVLTPEVVDAVSPLPVLAAGGIGSGEQIAAGLALGAQGVWLGSIWLTTTEADLHSRALTAKLLAAGSGDTVRSRALTGKPARQLRTEWTDAWDDPAGPGTLPMPLQGLLVAEAVSRIQRYEVEPLLGTPVGQIVGRMTSERSVQQVVDELTRGFEKAVDRVNRIAGRSES
- a CDS encoding serine hydrolase, with the translated sequence MTEESMRDRGPSRRAFGGGVLALGGALMIGSIPGAAAAPEPGPGSPGATRGGAAPARGTTLRRGSAARAGLLPEHLDRLVTDAETFLGPSPTHPWYAGAVLLAGRGGTVALHRPIGMAVRYASYDEKTDTGVELPPHEQVPMAEDTVFDLASVSKLFTSILAVQQIERGALRLEARVTAYLPEFGGGGKQDVTVRQLLTHTSGFRSWIPLYKAPTREGKLRLIWDEVPANPPGSAYLYSDLNLITLQLILEEITGLGLEVLLHDEITAPLGMHRTRFNPPLSWRPEIAATEDARPPWSGLDRGMVRGEVHDENAHSLGGVAGHAGIFSRARDLAILARTLLNGGSYGKARILSPASVELMFTDFNTAFPGDEHGLGFELYQHWYMGAMATPRTAGHTGFTGTSLVLDPTTDSFLVVLGNSVHPVRSWRSGSAPRVAAADHLARAVPVRPHRGRTSWFSGMASATTATLTLPHVPRAARLECALWWDTEPGTDTVVLESSADGGTTWRPVSFTTDGRTEHPAGAAGGWSGRAWHTVSALLSATDTLLRWRCTTDQRYVGRGVYVDGLRLLDAAGRPVFDEARPADGARIEANGWSRSAD
- a CDS encoding LysR family transcriptional regulator, which translates into the protein MIEARRLHILRAVADHRTVTAAAAALYLTPSAVSQQLAALEQETGHRLVDRSARGARLTPAGEILLSHANAVLAQLERAESELAAYGSGEAGTVTVAAFATGIGLVVAPAITALADSAPGIRVRVRDAEGDESLMMVLDRQVDVAVAVEYRGAPGEDDARLTRVPLYAEPFDAVLPPGHPLAAGERVALGDLAKDAWIGQSAGNPCHDVTVLACEYAGFTLNPEHSSDDFRAVVALAAASAGVALVPRSALRGMDLTGVEVRPIEGVAPTRRVFAAVRRGAEDHPLISPVLTALGVASETGA
- a CDS encoding glycine C-acetyltransferase, encoding MFDSVRDDIRTTLDEIQKAGLHKPERVIGTPQSATVAVTSGGRPGEVLNFCANNYLGLADHPEVVAAAHEALDRWGYGMASVRFICGTQEVHKELEARLSSFLGQEDTILYSSCFDANGGVFETILGAEDAVISDALNHASIIDGIRLSKARRFRYANRDMADLEQQLKEATEGGARRKLIVTDGVFSMDGYVAPLGEICDLAERYDAMVMVDDSHAVGFVGAGGRGTPELHGVMDRVDIITGTLGKALGGASGGYVAARAEIVALLRQRSRPYLFSNTLAPVIAAASLKVLDLLESAGDLRDRLRANTELFRTRMTAEGFDILPGDHAIAPVMIGDASEAGRMAELLLERGVYVIGFSYPVVPQGKARIRVQLSAAHSTEDVNRAVDAFVDARAALRG
- the tdh gene encoding L-threonine 3-dehydrogenase, which codes for MKALVKLKAEPGLWLTDVPEPEIGPGDVLIQVKRTGICGTDLHIRSWDGWAQKTIATPLTVGHEFVGEVVSVGRDVADIAVGDLVSGEGHLVCGKCRNCLAGRRHLCRATIGLGVGRDGAFAEFVALPASNVWVHRVPVDLDIAAIFDPFGNAVHTALSFPLVGEDVLVTGAGPIGIMAAAVAKHAGARSVMITDVSEERLALARKTGVTLALDVTEQTVSDGQRALGLKEGFDVGLEMSGNPHAMRDMVANMTHGGKIAMLGLPSEDFAVDWAKIVTSMITIKGIYGREMFETWYAMSVLLEGGLDLSPVITGRYAFTDFEAAFDDAASGKSGKIILDWTAGA
- a CDS encoding phytoene desaturase family protein — its product is MTAPDLLPGARPVSRSYDTVVVGGGHNGLVAAAYLARAGRSVLVLERLGSTGGAAVSTRPFAGVDARLSRYSYLVSLLPEKIVRDLGLRFAVRKRSISSYTPKGDGGLLVGGGADRTRASFAALTGSDREYEAWQAFYERTGRAARRIFPTLTEPLPTRAALRARVDDADTWRMLFEEPLGVTVEREFADDLVRGVVLTDALIGTFTEAHDPTLLQNRCFLYHVIGGGTGDWDVPVGGMGALTDALAEAARSSGADIRTGHEATRIETDGKRAAITFRTADGEGTVEAGQVLVNASPRDLATLLGDPPPPAPEGAQLKVNMLLTRLPKLRDRSVDPHEAFAGTFHIAEGYGGLATAHAEAAAGRLPSAPPSEIYCHSLTDPTILGPELAATGHHTLTLFGLHTPARLFAADNDGTRAALLAATLDQLDAHLDEPIADCLALDGDGRPCVEAKTPLDLERELRLPGGHIFHRDLSFPYAVEDAGTDADGEAGAPAGTGRWGVETRHANVLLCGAGAIRGGGVSGIPGHNAAMAALGH
- a CDS encoding serine/threonine-protein kinase — encoded protein: MGDSRLIQGRYRLHEVIGRGGMGEVWRATDEALGRGVAVKCLKPIGPQQDPQVLTVVRERFRREARVAAALQHRGITVVHDFGEYDGVLFLVMELLEGRNLSQLLAANAQHPLPVHDVVEIADQVADALAYTHRHGIVHRDLKPANIMRLRDGTVKICDFGIARLGADVGFTSKLTGTGIAMGTPHYMSPEQIGGGEIDHRSDLYSLGCVLYELATGVPPFDLGDSWAILIGHRDTVPSPPRAHRAELPDYFDRIVVDLLAKAPAERPADAGDLRRRIVTGRVSLSLPGTAAAGASQAGATVVPGPGPASGSGSLSGPGADPGATAPMPAWVRTLTGGHRPADANGVPRPVAHDPAAAVLTTEWTTAASATGGAPAWHEPPPVRTAASAELIAVLAGRYRAGMGLGRLGRWDESESVHRSVAEHRATALGEDHPDTLASHYEVGFALARLDRPADALRVFGAVAAARARVLGEDHPDTLAARQERAYALGRLGRHPEAYEVYVTVLAARERTVGPDHPDTLRCRHNLAFTLGRLGRFEESYRTAHEVAEARARLLGEDHPDTLVTRREVAYTLGRLGRGDEALAQYRAVADARAAALGPDHPDTLTARYETGVLLGRLGQAADALGVCRDLVAARTRAQGADGPETLRARHALAVNLGRLGRWPEALAASESVHTDRERVLGPDHPDTLLSRRETAVALGRLGRWEEALAAHGAVAAARTRLLGPAHPDTLAALDDEAHCLERLGRHAEAAALHLRAATAPPQA